Proteins encoded together in one Chryseobacterium sp. G0201 window:
- a CDS encoding OmpA family protein encodes MSLNVIDLIKGQLGPALVSQAASQLGESESGISKAIGGLLPAIVGGLANNSDNAAVLDAISNASSSGILGNLLGNSANSSWISTLLSSIFGDKVSGIVNAIATYAGISNNSSSSLLNLVTGATLGSVGKYAADNNLDKSGISSLLSEQKGIVSTLLPAGLSLASLNIGDWAKGYKFDNDGDTIKQTVREEPKIEVTRSTTPVGTDPDRNNSDGGGSIWKWLLPLLLLLAAGYFLWKQCEKKETTTTTVATDSTAAPVDTAATVSSTDTATGATTTKVDENIDLNGTALKGYKGGMEDQMIAFLKSDGYKNAADDSALKDKWYDFDHVNFKLGSSTELEAGSQGQLENLAAILKAFPDAKVKIGGYTDKTGNEASNVKLSTARAAYIKDWLAKQNLGGQVLGAEGYGSQFATVDAKASDAERAVDRKMAVRFAK; translated from the coding sequence ATGTCTTTAAATGTCATTGATTTAATTAAAGGACAATTAGGTCCTGCTTTGGTCTCTCAGGCTGCATCTCAGCTTGGAGAAAGTGAATCTGGTATTTCAAAAGCAATTGGAGGCTTATTACCTGCGATCGTAGGCGGATTAGCTAATAATTCGGACAATGCTGCGGTTTTGGATGCCATTTCGAATGCTTCTTCCAGTGGAATATTGGGGAACTTATTGGGTAACTCTGCAAACAGCTCTTGGATAAGTACTTTACTATCTTCCATCTTTGGAGACAAAGTAAGCGGAATAGTAAACGCTATTGCAACGTATGCCGGAATTAGTAATAATTCTTCAAGTTCACTATTGAATTTAGTAACTGGAGCAACGCTGGGATCTGTTGGAAAATATGCAGCAGATAACAATTTAGACAAATCAGGGATCTCTAGTTTACTGAGTGAACAAAAAGGTATTGTTTCAACATTGTTGCCTGCGGGACTTTCTTTAGCTTCTTTAAATATTGGAGACTGGGCTAAAGGATATAAGTTTGACAATGACGGTGACACGATAAAACAAACTGTACGTGAAGAGCCCAAAATAGAGGTTACAAGAAGTACTACTCCGGTAGGAACAGACCCAGACAGAAACAATTCTGACGGTGGCGGATCTATCTGGAAATGGCTTCTACCCCTATTATTATTGCTTGCAGCAGGTTATTTCCTATGGAAACAGTGTGAGAAAAAAGAAACTACAACAACAACGGTAGCAACAGATTCAACTGCGGCGCCTGTAGATACTGCAGCAACGGTTTCTTCAACAGATACAGCAACAGGAGCTACAACAACTAAAGTTGATGAAAATATCGATCTTAACGGTACAGCTCTTAAAGGTTATAAAGGCGGAATGGAAGATCAAATGATCGCTTTCCTGAAATCTGACGGTTATAAAAATGCTGCAGATGACAGTGCTTTGAAGGATAAATGGTATGATTTTGACCATGTAAACTTCAAATTAGGAAGTTCTACAGAATTGGAAGCAGGTTCACAAGGACAATTAGAGAATTTGGCAGCTATTTTAAAAGCTTTCCCGGATGCTAAAGTAAAAATCGGTGGTTATACTGACAAAACAGGTAACGAAGCGAGTAATGTAAAACTTTCAACTGCAAGAGCAGCTTACATTAAAGATTGGTTGGCAAAACAAAATCTTGGTGGACAAGTTTTAGGAGCTGAAGGATACGGAAGCCAATTTGCAACAGTAGACGCTAAAGCTTCTGATGCTGAAAGAGCAGTTGACAGAAAAATGGCTGTAAGATTTGCAAAATAA
- the proS gene encoding proline--tRNA ligase — protein MAKLTSRSEDYSKWYNELVVKADLAENSGVRGCMVIKPYGYAIWEKMRDEMDKKFKETGHVNAYFPLFVPKSLFEAEEKNAAGFAKECAVVTHYRLKTDPNNPAKLIVDPDAKLEEELIVRPTSEAIIWSTYKNWIQSYRDLPILINQWANVVRWEMRTRLFLRTAEFLWQEGHTAHATKDEAVEEAEKMNKVYADFAENFMAMPVIQGVKTPSERFAGADETYCIEALMQDGKALQAGTSHFLGQNFAKAFDVKFTNKEGKIEHAWATSWGTSTRLMGALIMTHSDDLGLVLPPTLAPIQVVIVPIFKGEEQLEQISEVALDIQAKLRAKGISVKFDNDTHNKPGWKFAEYELKGVPVRIAMGPRDLENRSVEIARRDNLTKETHSIEGLDSYIEELLKTIQKDIYAKALSHREDHITKVDTYEEFKKVLEEKGGFIYAHWDGTAEEEEQIKDETKATIRCIPSNDDNEEGISLISGKPSKRRVLFAKAY, from the coding sequence ATGGCAAAATTAACCTCAAGAAGCGAAGATTACAGCAAATGGTATAACGAGTTAGTTGTTAAAGCAGACCTAGCTGAAAACTCAGGGGTGCGAGGATGCATGGTTATAAAACCATACGGATATGCGATCTGGGAAAAAATGCGTGATGAAATGGATAAAAAATTCAAAGAAACAGGTCACGTTAATGCTTATTTCCCGCTTTTTGTGCCCAAAAGCTTATTCGAGGCTGAAGAAAAAAATGCTGCAGGTTTTGCAAAAGAATGCGCTGTTGTTACCCATTACAGATTAAAAACAGACCCAAACAATCCTGCGAAACTGATTGTAGATCCGGATGCTAAATTGGAAGAAGAATTAATCGTTCGTCCAACATCAGAAGCAATTATCTGGAGTACTTATAAAAACTGGATTCAATCTTACAGAGATTTACCTATATTAATCAACCAATGGGCCAATGTTGTACGTTGGGAAATGAGAACCCGTTTATTTTTAAGAACGGCAGAATTTTTATGGCAGGAAGGTCACACGGCTCATGCTACAAAAGACGAAGCGGTTGAAGAAGCTGAAAAAATGAATAAAGTATATGCAGATTTTGCAGAAAACTTCATGGCAATGCCGGTAATCCAGGGGGTAAAAACACCATCTGAAAGATTTGCAGGAGCTGATGAAACCTATTGTATCGAAGCATTAATGCAGGACGGAAAAGCATTACAGGCGGGAACTTCTCACTTTTTAGGTCAGAACTTCGCGAAAGCTTTTGATGTAAAATTCACTAACAAAGAAGGTAAAATTGAGCATGCTTGGGCAACATCTTGGGGAACTTCAACCCGTTTAATGGGAGCTTTAATTATGACGCACTCTGATGATTTAGGATTGGTATTGCCTCCAACGTTGGCACCGATTCAGGTTGTGATCGTTCCTATCTTTAAAGGAGAAGAGCAATTAGAGCAAATCAGTGAAGTTGCTTTAGATATTCAGGCTAAATTAAGAGCTAAAGGAATTTCTGTGAAGTTTGATAATGACACTCATAACAAACCAGGCTGGAAATTTGCAGAATACGAACTAAAAGGTGTTCCTGTAAGAATCGCAATGGGACCAAGAGATCTAGAAAACAGATCTGTTGAGATCGCAAGAAGAGATAACCTTACAAAAGAAACTCACAGTATTGAAGGTTTAGATTCTTACATTGAAGAATTATTAAAAACTATTCAAAAAGACATCTACGCTAAAGCATTAAGCCACAGAGAAGATCACATCACTAAAGTTGATACATACGAAGAGTTTAAAAAGGTTTTAGAAGAAAAAGGAGGTTTCATCTATGCACATTGGGATGGGACGGCAGAAGAAGAAGAGCAAATAAAGGACGAAACGAAGGCTACGATCAGATGTATTCCTTCAAACGATGACAATGAAGAGGGTATTTCTCTGATTTCAGGAAAACCATCTAAACGTCGAGTTTTGTTCGCAAAAGCTTATTAA
- a CDS encoding prolyl-tRNA synthetase, which yields MKRNIHKNLLGMLKSKGILAVSGGLLLMSCGAQMGGYTETDGVYYDPNKDTLPEGVIINNDNGNRVGEYYDYYQDSNIVENAQMNSQEQNNRYDSWSDNNWNTNATDSDWGNFAGSQTNYYDNSWGSPWGWYGGYSPYWGWNRGWGMGMSFGWGSSFGWGWGGSWGYSPWGYGYGGFYDPFWGGGYYGYPYGGGYWGNGYYNRGIYRRSGTNGTSFNRMSNGFNTNNRAASGFRNSNGGFRNSNGNNGGFRNGTNGGFRQQGSNGGFRNNGQAGGFRNNGQAGGFRNSQPRQNYNYNQQQSQPRYRNDSGFRSNDNGGFRSSGGFNSGGGGFRSGGSSGGGGGFRSSGGGGGGGFRGGR from the coding sequence ATGAAAAGAAATATACATAAAAATTTGCTTGGTATGTTGAAATCTAAAGGGATTTTGGCGGTGTCAGGTGGATTATTGCTTATGTCTTGTGGAGCTCAGATGGGTGGATACACGGAGACAGATGGGGTTTACTATGACCCGAATAAAGACACACTACCGGAAGGCGTTATTATTAATAATGATAATGGTAACAGAGTAGGAGAATACTATGATTATTACCAGGATTCAAATATTGTTGAAAATGCACAGATGAATTCTCAGGAGCAAAATAACAGATACGACTCTTGGAGTGATAATAACTGGAATACTAATGCTACGGATTCTGACTGGGGTAACTTTGCAGGATCTCAAACCAATTATTATGACAATTCTTGGGGTTCACCTTGGGGATGGTATGGTGGTTACAGCCCATATTGGGGATGGAACAGAGGTTGGGGCATGGGCATGTCTTTCGGATGGGGTAGCTCATTCGGATGGGGATGGGGAGGCTCTTGGGGATATAGCCCTTGGGGTTATGGATACGGTGGTTTCTACGATCCTTTCTGGGGTGGCGGATATTACGGATACCCTTACGGAGGTGGATACTGGGGTAATGGCTATTACAACAGAGGTATTTACAGAAGAAGCGGTACTAATGGAACAAGCTTTAACAGAATGAGCAACGGTTTCAATACTAATAATAGAGCTGCAAGTGGTTTCAGAAATAGTAACGGAGGCTTCAGAAACAGCAATGGAAATAATGGAGGCTTCAGAAATGGAACTAACGGAGGTTTTAGACAGCAGGGAAGTAATGGTGGCTTTAGAAACAACGGACAAGCCGGAGGATTTAGAAATAATGGTCAAGCCGGAGGATTCCGTAATTCTCAACCAAGACAAAATTATAATTACAATCAACAACAGTCACAGCCAAGATATAGAAATGACAGTGGATTTAGATCCAACGATAATGGTGGTTTCAGATCTAGTGGTGGTTTCAACTCTGGCGGCGGCGGATTCAGATCTGGTGGTTCTTCCGGTGGTGGAGGCGGTTTTAGATCTTCCGGTGGCGGAGGAGGCGGTGGCTTCAGAGGTGGCAGATAA
- a CDS encoding alpha/beta hydrolase, producing the protein MKKLILRYHFFVLGCLSFLLNSCNTKFRVWMGANNQQKIYNLKYGEHERQKMDIFLPREYPVDSPVVLIVHGGAWTLGKKEHMIQIQKMLFENNIPSINMNYRLVSKSKKITYREQLEDIGLAINTFNSLAEKAELQPNNYIILGESAGGHLSLLYGYQHPDQVKKIISLSGPTDFYSKEYLNSFYSKYTSPTFQKVVGIKFDRKNLSEEFQKASPIANISNVPTLLFQGNTDFLVNQHQGLLLDSVLTEKNIPHKLIFMKKTGHVPRLFNKKKRDSIIYPNILEWIKK; encoded by the coding sequence ATGAAAAAGCTCATTCTCAGATATCATTTTTTTGTTTTAGGGTGTCTCAGCTTTTTATTAAATTCTTGTAATACAAAATTCAGAGTCTGGATGGGAGCTAACAATCAGCAGAAAATCTATAACTTAAAATACGGAGAACATGAGAGACAAAAAATGGATATTTTCCTCCCGAGAGAGTATCCTGTTGATTCTCCTGTCGTTCTTATCGTACACGGTGGCGCCTGGACATTAGGTAAAAAAGAGCATATGATCCAGATTCAGAAAATGCTTTTTGAAAATAACATTCCAAGCATTAATATGAATTACAGACTGGTTTCAAAATCAAAAAAAATCACTTACAGAGAGCAGTTGGAAGATATAGGTTTAGCCATCAATACATTTAATTCTCTGGCAGAAAAAGCAGAACTTCAACCAAACAATTATATCATTTTGGGAGAAAGTGCCGGCGGGCATTTGTCTTTACTTTACGGCTATCAACATCCTGATCAGGTAAAAAAAATTATTTCTCTGAGCGGGCCTACGGATTTTTACTCTAAAGAATATTTAAATTCATTTTATTCAAAATATACTTCACCTACTTTTCAAAAGGTGGTGGGGATAAAATTTGACCGCAAAAACTTGTCTGAGGAATTCCAAAAAGCAAGTCCAATTGCTAATATTTCTAATGTTCCTACTCTTTTATTTCAAGGGAATACTGATTTCCTAGTTAATCAACATCAGGGTTTATTACTTGATTCTGTACTTACTGAGAAAAATATTCCTCATAAACTGATTTTCATGAAAAAAACAGGTCACGTTCCAAGATTATTCAATAAAAAGAAAAGAGACAGCATTATCTATCCCAACATTCTGGAATGGA
- a CDS encoding acyltransferase family protein produces MRSLSIDVLKIILAFFVVFLHMHLLRDEYPSLSYVLVNGLFRIGVPVFLIITGYYFYYVDTFDKLKKWSLRTFLLYSIWSIIYIPLWKEGMVFTNIVFGYHHLWYLIGTLFAGILLFVLRKKSTSVLGATILILFGIGYTIQLLGNLHYFTGELDSTLNLYPFYRNFLFVCFPFLGIGFLIKKLNIDVKQNPSLPLVLGSIALVVFEAFLNYKLIHLNQKESIDLLISLLIACPLVFLYCKNLPFKTDSKILASLSTAIYLVHPLIMNWIFDMNLPSFEFVIFITVLLIVSLILVFVNRKVKYLL; encoded by the coding sequence ATGAGAAGCTTATCAATTGATGTATTAAAAATAATTCTGGCATTTTTTGTCGTTTTTTTACACATGCATCTTTTGAGAGATGAGTATCCTTCCTTAAGTTATGTTCTAGTAAACGGACTTTTTAGAATTGGAGTGCCTGTTTTCCTGATTATTACGGGATATTATTTTTATTATGTTGATACTTTTGATAAGTTGAAAAAATGGTCATTAAGAACATTTTTACTCTATTCAATTTGGTCGATAATCTATATTCCGTTGTGGAAAGAGGGGATGGTTTTTACTAATATTGTTTTTGGTTATCACCATTTATGGTACCTGATCGGGACTTTATTTGCAGGGATTCTGTTGTTTGTTCTAAGGAAAAAATCAACTTCTGTATTGGGTGCAACCATTCTTATTTTATTCGGAATTGGTTATACCATTCAGCTTTTGGGAAATCTTCATTATTTTACGGGTGAATTGGATTCAACATTGAATCTATATCCATTTTACAGGAACTTTTTATTTGTCTGTTTTCCATTTTTGGGAATAGGTTTTTTAATTAAAAAATTAAATATTGATGTTAAACAAAATCCTTCATTACCACTTGTTTTAGGATCAATTGCATTAGTTGTTTTTGAGGCTTTTCTAAATTATAAACTCATTCATTTAAACCAAAAGGAGAGTATAGATCTTTTAATTTCCCTATTAATAGCGTGTCCGTTGGTATTTTTATACTGTAAAAATTTACCTTTTAAAACGGATTCTAAAATACTTGCAAGTTTATCGACCGCAATTTACTTAGTCCATCCATTAATTATGAACTGGATCTTTGATATGAATCTGCCTTCATTTGAATTTGTAATTTTCATTACAGTTTTATTAATAGTAAGCCTGATCTTGGTTTTTGTGAATAGGAAAGTGAAATATTTATTATAA
- the dnaJ gene encoding molecular chaperone DnaJ yields MSKRDYYEVLEISKSASAEEIKKAYRKMAIKFHPDKNPGDKDAEEKFKEAAEAYEILSDDNKRARYDQYGHAGVGGNGGFGGGGGFGGGMNMEDIFSQFGDIFGGHFGGGGGFGGGQQQVKGSNLRIRIKLNLEEMVNGTQKTLKVKKMKMAPGATSKTCPTCNGSGVQLKVMNTMFGQMQTQTTCGTCQGIGKVADKIPAGANAQGLIKDEDEITINIPAGARDGIQLNVRGKGNDAPFGGIPGDLLVIVEEEVDQVIKREGDNLHQELYISFAEASLGTKREIPTVGGKVKITIEPGTQSGKILRLAGKGLPSIDSYGKGDMFIHINVWTPQKLTKEQKDFFEKQMSSGEMVAEPSGKEKTFFDKVKDLFN; encoded by the coding sequence ATGTCAAAAAGAGATTATTACGAGGTTCTTGAGATCAGCAAATCTGCATCAGCCGAAGAAATAAAGAAAGCATACCGTAAAATGGCGATCAAATTTCACCCGGATAAAAATCCTGGTGATAAAGATGCCGAAGAAAAATTCAAAGAAGCAGCAGAAGCTTATGAAATATTAAGCGACGACAATAAACGTGCAAGATATGACCAATATGGTCATGCAGGAGTTGGCGGAAACGGAGGCTTTGGAGGCGGAGGCGGTTTCGGCGGCGGAATGAATATGGAAGATATTTTCAGCCAGTTTGGAGATATTTTCGGTGGTCATTTCGGTGGCGGCGGTGGCTTTGGCGGAGGACAACAGCAAGTGAAAGGTTCTAATTTAAGAATCAGAATCAAGCTGAACCTTGAAGAGATGGTAAACGGAACTCAAAAAACTCTTAAAGTTAAAAAAATGAAGATGGCACCCGGTGCTACTTCAAAAACGTGTCCTACATGTAACGGTTCTGGTGTTCAGTTGAAAGTAATGAACACGATGTTCGGACAAATGCAGACTCAGACTACGTGTGGAACTTGTCAGGGAATCGGGAAAGTTGCCGATAAAATTCCAGCTGGTGCCAATGCACAAGGTCTAATAAAAGATGAAGACGAAATCACGATCAACATTCCTGCGGGAGCTAGAGACGGAATTCAGCTTAATGTAAGAGGAAAAGGTAATGACGCTCCTTTTGGAGGTATTCCAGGAGATCTATTGGTGATCGTAGAAGAAGAAGTAGATCAGGTAATTAAAAGAGAAGGTGATAATCTTCACCAGGAATTATATATTTCATTTGCTGAAGCTTCACTGGGAACTAAAAGAGAAATTCCTACCGTTGGCGGAAAAGTTAAGATCACGATCGAACCTGGTACACAATCAGGAAAGATCCTAAGACTGGCAGGAAAAGGCCTACCAAGCATCGACAGCTACGGAAAAGGCGATATGTTTATCCACATCAATGTATGGACACCACAAAAACTTACGAAAGAGCAGAAAGACTTCTTCGAAAAGCAGATGTCTAGCGGAGAAATGGTTGCAGAACCTTCCGGAAAAGAAAAAACTTTCTTTGATAAAGTGAAAGATTTATTCAACTAA
- a CDS encoding nucleotide exchange factor GrpE — MENQDINEENINTQQDTNTQNETVAEENVTNTPTPEELLAEEKNRYIRLYAEFENYKKRTSKEKMEFFQYANQDMMVSMLGVLDDFERALKEIAKNGNEADLQGVELIYQKLKNKLTEKGLKVMEVRAGDTFNVDLHEAITQIPSPSEDLKGKIVDVIETGYMLGEKVIRFAKVVTGN; from the coding sequence ATGGAAAATCAGGATATCAACGAAGAAAACATCAATACACAACAAGATACGAATACTCAGAACGAAACAGTTGCTGAAGAAAATGTGACAAATACTCCTACTCCGGAAGAACTTTTGGCAGAAGAGAAAAACCGTTACATTCGTCTTTACGCTGAGTTCGAAAATTATAAAAAAAGAACTTCTAAAGAGAAAATGGAATTTTTCCAATATGCAAATCAAGACATGATGGTATCTATGCTTGGTGTGTTGGATGATTTTGAAAGAGCTCTAAAAGAGATCGCTAAAAACGGAAACGAAGCAGACCTTCAAGGCGTTGAGCTTATCTATCAAAAACTTAAAAATAAACTTACTGAAAAAGGCTTGAAAGTAATGGAAGTAAGAGCCGGAGATACTTTCAATGTAGATCTTCACGAGGCTATTACTCAAATTCCTTCACCTTCAGAAGATTTGAAAGGTAAAATTGTAGACGTTATCGAAACAGGATATATGTTAGGCGAAAAAGTAATTCGTTTTGCAAAAGTAGTAACAGGAAACTAA
- a CDS encoding Nramp family divalent metal transporter, whose product MNLNLKNAWRKDKTSHSLSEVYSSIKVPKNGSFWRKYLAFAGPGLMIAVGYMDPGNWATDIAGGAQFGYTLLSVILISNIFAMVLQHLSVKLGVVAERDLAQACRDHFGPKTNFMLWVFCEIAIAACDLAEVIGSAIALNLLFHIPLTWGIVITTVDVLIILLLQAKGFRWIESIVGGLIFIILACFIYEIVISQPAFNEILGGLVPQKEILQNPAMLYIAIGILGATVMPHNLYLHSSIVQTRDYTRDTEGKKEAIKFATIDSTVSLMLAFFINAAILILAAATFHTTGNHDVADIHDAYKMLTPILGASMASIAFAIALLASGQNSTLTGTLAGQIVMEGFLNIKLKPWLRRLITRLIAVIPALIVAIIYGEKGTTELLVLSQVILSMQLSFAVVPLVMFTNDKAKMGEFVNKPLMKVCIWIISFVIIILNLYLLYQTFFGE is encoded by the coding sequence ATGAATCTGAATTTAAAAAACGCTTGGCGTAAAGATAAAACATCCCACTCTCTATCAGAAGTTTACTCTTCGATAAAAGTACCTAAAAATGGAAGTTTTTGGAGAAAATATCTTGCTTTTGCAGGCCCCGGATTGATGATTGCCGTTGGATATATGGACCCCGGAAACTGGGCCACAGATATTGCTGGTGGCGCGCAGTTTGGGTATACTCTCCTATCGGTAATTCTTATTTCTAATATTTTCGCGATGGTTTTACAGCATTTATCTGTAAAGTTGGGCGTTGTTGCAGAAAGAGATCTTGCTCAGGCTTGCAGAGATCATTTTGGACCGAAAACCAATTTTATGCTTTGGGTATTTTGTGAAATAGCCATCGCCGCCTGTGATCTCGCAGAGGTCATCGGTTCAGCCATTGCCCTGAATTTACTTTTCCATATTCCATTAACTTGGGGAATTGTGATTACAACCGTTGATGTTTTGATTATACTTTTACTTCAGGCAAAAGGTTTCAGATGGATCGAAAGTATTGTTGGTGGACTTATTTTCATCATTCTAGCCTGTTTTATTTATGAGATCGTGATTTCTCAACCTGCTTTTAACGAAATTTTAGGTGGATTGGTTCCTCAAAAAGAAATTCTTCAAAATCCGGCAATGCTCTATATTGCCATAGGAATTTTAGGAGCTACCGTTATGCCCCACAACCTCTATTTACACAGCAGTATTGTTCAGACAAGAGATTACACTCGTGATACAGAAGGAAAAAAAGAAGCGATAAAATTTGCAACAATTGACAGTACGGTTTCTTTAATGCTCGCTTTTTTCATTAATGCTGCTATTCTTATTCTGGCGGCGGCTACTTTCCATACGACAGGAAATCATGATGTTGCAGATATTCATGATGCTTATAAAATGTTGACACCGATCTTAGGAGCTTCAATGGCAAGTATTGCTTTTGCGATTGCTTTATTAGCTTCTGGGCAAAACTCGACATTAACAGGAACTCTTGCCGGACAAATTGTAATGGAAGGCTTTTTAAATATTAAATTAAAACCTTGGCTAAGAAGATTGATCACAAGATTGATTGCTGTAATTCCTGCCTTGATTGTAGCAATAATATATGGTGAAAAAGGAACTACGGAATTATTAGTTTTAAGTCAGGTTATCCTTTCGATGCAACTGAGTTTCGCTGTTGTTCCGCTTGTAATGTTTACCAATGATAAAGCAAAAATGGGCGAATTTGTAAATAAGCCTTTAATGAAAGTCTGCATCTGGATCATCTCATTTGTTATTATTATTTTAAATCTTTATTTATTATATCAAACATTTTTCGGAGAATAG
- a CDS encoding DUF4304 domain-containing protein — translation METRTIFLNACHEIANQLDGFKTLEKGQRLKKISIDKDIYFEIYFQSSFRNDSSFIQILPHINIYSKILKKWQIEQTKNEYSQGLIFGNQIGYFTPYNNWKEWNLAGLSYDNSITEITESIKQHILPIFEFFNSKEIAIDFLKNNGTKFNQWAEDSISPLNFLLCFSEKETAEIFFNNFISHCPYKGNIFNLYEKLKTMNEIDLNHSEFHGADTIKLAYVKGLKIK, via the coding sequence ATGGAGACAAGAACAATATTTTTAAACGCCTGCCACGAAATCGCCAATCAGCTTGATGGGTTCAAAACCCTTGAAAAAGGGCAAAGACTTAAGAAAATTTCGATTGATAAGGATATCTATTTTGAGATTTATTTTCAATCAAGTTTTAGGAATGATTCTTCATTCATTCAAATACTTCCCCATATTAATATCTATTCTAAAATATTAAAGAAATGGCAGATTGAACAAACAAAAAATGAGTATTCTCAGGGATTAATTTTTGGAAATCAGATCGGCTATTTCACTCCCTATAATAATTGGAAAGAATGGAATTTGGCAGGTTTATCCTATGACAATTCGATTACTGAAATTACAGAAAGTATAAAACAACACATACTTCCCATATTTGAATTTTTCAATTCTAAAGAAATTGCCATCGATTTTTTAAAGAACAATGGAACAAAATTTAATCAATGGGCAGAAGATTCTATTTCTCCTTTAAACTTTCTACTTTGCTTTTCGGAAAAAGAAACTGCCGAAATATTTTTTAACAATTTTATAAGTCATTGTCCTTACAAAGGAAATATCTTCAACCTTTATGAAAAACTAAAAACGATGAATGAAATCGACCTCAATCACTCTGAATTTCATGGAGCTGATACAATTAAATTAGCATATGTAAAAGGATTGAAAATAAAATAG
- a CDS encoding DUF808 domain-containing protein yields the protein MASGFFAILDDIAALMDDVAVTSKIATQKTAGILGDDLAVNAEKATGFLSSREIPVLWAITKGSFINKLIILPIVFLLNWLYSPAINYVLILGGLYLAFEGVEKVIEFLFHRDKKGHEVVEEIVQDEKSSEEIEKAKVKSAITTDFILSIEIVIIALGTVLEENHPFITQILVTSLVAFIATVGVYGIVALIVRMDDAGFKLIKKSNDKGFFGTLGHFLVKALPIVIKILGVVGTIALIMVAGGIFLHRVEFLHGVLPTWPDVLKELTLGIVGGLGAVAIFTLGKKVVSAVRK from the coding sequence ATGGCTTCTGGTTTTTTTGCAATTTTGGATGATATCGCAGCTTTGATGGATGATGTGGCGGTTACAAGTAAAATAGCGACTCAAAAAACAGCGGGGATCTTGGGAGATGATCTTGCTGTAAATGCAGAAAAAGCTACGGGCTTCCTTTCTTCACGTGAAATCCCTGTTTTATGGGCGATCACAAAAGGATCTTTTATCAACAAACTCATCATTCTGCCTATCGTATTTTTACTCAATTGGCTGTATTCACCGGCGATTAATTATGTATTGATCCTTGGAGGATTATATTTAGCTTTCGAAGGGGTTGAAAAAGTGATAGAATTTCTTTTTCACCGTGACAAAAAGGGTCATGAAGTGGTAGAGGAAATTGTACAAGACGAAAAAAGTTCTGAAGAAATAGAAAAAGCTAAGGTAAAATCTGCAATTACAACAGATTTTATTTTATCGATCGAGATCGTAATTATTGCATTGGGAACCGTATTGGAAGAAAATCATCCCTTCATTACGCAGATTTTAGTAACGAGTTTGGTTGCATTTATTGCCACTGTAGGAGTTTACGGAATTGTAGCGTTGATCGTAAGAATGGATGATGCCGGATTTAAATTGATCAAAAAAAGTAACGATAAAGGTTTCTTCGGGACACTTGGCCATTTTTTGGTGAAGGCTTTACCTATCGTTATTAAAATTTTAGGTGTAGTAGGTACGATCGCTTTGATCATGGTAGCTGGCGGAATTTTTCTACATAGAGTAGAATTCCTTCATGGGGTACTTCCAACTTGGCCGGATGTTTTGAAAGAACTTACGCTTGGAATCGTTGGTGGATTGGGAGCTGTTGCAATTTTCACTTTAGGTAAAAAAGTGGTTTCAGCGGTTAGGAAATAA